One Budorcas taxicolor isolate Tak-1 chromosome 13, Takin1.1, whole genome shotgun sequence DNA window includes the following coding sequences:
- the OTOR gene encoding otoraplin has translation MARLLFLFLPGLVAVCAVHGIFMDRLASKKLCADDECVYTISLARAQEDYNAPDCRFINVKKGQRIYVYSKLVKENEAGEFWAGSVYANQSEDEMGTVGYFPSNLVQEQHVYQEATKEVPTTDIDFFCE, from the exons ATGGCAAGACTGTTGTTCCTTTTCCTCCCAGGTCTTGTGGCCGTATGTGCCGTGCATGGAATATTTATGGACAGACTTGCCTCCAAGAAGCTGTGTGCAGATGATGAGTGTGTCT ATACTATTTCTCTGGCCAGAGCTCAAGAAGATTACAATGCTCCAGACTGTAGATTCATTAACGTTAAAAAAGGGCAGCGGATCTATGTTTACTCAAAGCtggtaaaagaaaatgaagctggAGAATTCTGGGCTGGCAGC GTCTATGCCAATCAGTCTGAGGATGAAATGGGAACCGTGGGTTATTTTCCCAGCAACTTGGTCCAGGAACAACATGTGTACCAagaagccaccaaggaagttcctacCACG gatATTGACTTCTTCTGCGAGTAA